Proteins encoded by one window of Arachis hypogaea cultivar Tifrunner chromosome 1, arahy.Tifrunner.gnm2.J5K5, whole genome shotgun sequence:
- the LOC112789693 gene encoding protein FAR1-RELATED SEQUENCE 9, translating to MSSLRQHPLGGGGHQLLDYLKRMQAENPAFFYAVQNDNDHSAGNIFWADATSRVNYSNFGDAIILDTTYKTNRYRMPFASFTGFNHHGLPVLFGCALILNEAESSYIWLFRTFLQAMSGHYPVSITTDFDPLIQVAVAQVLPPTRHRVSTGSIFRETRERLAHLWLSNPDFETDFRKCVNESETIDEFESYWPSLLEKYCVMDNEWLQSMYNARHHWVPVYLQDTFFGEISIMDKNECLNAFFDGYVNASTTIQLLVRQYEKAVLTWHERELKADYDTINTNPLLKTPSPMEKQAASLYTRKIFLKFQDEFIETMANPATKIEDSGTITTYRVAKFGEKTKSQIVTFNSFEMKASCSCLMFEYSGTICRHILSVFRAKNVLRLPSQYVLKRWTRNAKAGGFSDEHASEFPSSSGDSVTVRYNNLRQEAIRYVEEGAKSIQIYHVAMKALNEAVKKVAAVKSQSIGTAGGDTVSNGERDELIAADEDVHSYQSAEEKQKKIRELTAELETTNQRCEVYRANLLAVLRDMEEQKMNLSVKVQNARLSLKE from the exons ATGAGTAGCCTTAGACAGCATCCCCTTGGGGGCGGGGGACATCAATTATTGGACTATCTGAAGCGCATGCAAGCAGAGAATCCAGCCTTCTTTTATGCAGTCCAGAATGATAATGATCACTCGGCTGGTAATATATTTTGGGCCGATGCAACATCTAGAGTGAACTACTCTAATTTTGGAGATGCTATTATATTGGACACCACCTATAAGACTAACCGGTATCGGATGCCATTTGCCTCTTTCACCGGATTTAATCATCATGGCCTACCGGTGTTATTTGGTTGCGCGTTGATTTTAAATGAAGCTGAATCTTCATATATATGGCTATTTAGGACTTTTCTCCAAGCCATGTCTGGTCACTATCCTGTCTCCATTACAACAGACTTTGATCCTTTAATACAAGTGGCTGTTGCGCAGGTTCTCCCTCCAACTCGCCATAGGGTGTCTACAGGGAGCATATTCAGAGAGACCCGAGAGAGACTGGCACATCTATGGCTATCCAATCCTGATTTTGAAACAGATTTTCGGAAATGTGTTAACGAGAGTGAGACAATTGATGAGTTTGAGTCTTATTGGCCATCACTGTTGGAAAAATACTGCGTCATGGATAATGAATGGCTTCAATCCATGTATAATGCACGGCATCATTGGGTTCCTGTCTACTTGCAGGATACTTTCTTTGGGGAGATTTCTATAATGGACAAAAATGAATGTTTGAATGCATTCTTTGATGGATATGTGAATGCTTCCACAACCATACAGTTATTGGTTAGACAATATGAGAAAGCTGTATTAACTTggcatgaaagggaattaaaagcaGATTATGACACCATTAACACTAACCCACTTTTAAAAACACCATCTCCTATGGAAAAACAAGCTGCAAGTCTTTATACAAGAAAGATATTCTTGAAATTTCAGGATGAGTTTATAGAGACTATGGCTAATCCTGCTACAAAAATTGAAGATTCAGGAACTATCACTACTTACCGAGTTGCTAAATTTGGAGAGAAGACTAAATCTCAAATCGTTACTTTTAACTCTTTTGAGATGAAAGCTAGTTGCAGCTGTCTGATGTTTGAATATTCAGGAACTATTTGTAGGCATATATTATCAGTTTTCAGGGCTAAGAATGTTCTGAGACTTCCATCTCAGTATGTTTTGAAACGATGGACAAGGAACGCAAAAGCTGGTGGCTTTTCAGATGAACATGCTTCTGAGTTCCCAAGCAGTTCTGGTGACAGTGTAACAGTTCGTTACAACAACCTGCGACAAGAAGCAATCAGATATGTAGAAGAAGGTGCAAAATCCATCCAAATCTATCATGTTGCAATGAAAGCTTTGAATGAAGCTGTTAAGAAGGTTGCTGCTGTAAAAAGTCAAAGTATAGGAACTGCAGGGGGAGATACAGTCTCTAATGGAGAAAGGGATGAATTAATCGCAGCAGATGAAGATGTACATAGCTATCAATCTGCG GAGGAGAAGCAAAAGAAGATCCGAGAGTTGACTGCCGAGTTAGAGACCACAAATCAACGATGCGAAGTTTATAGGGCAAACCTGCTGGCTGTGCTAAGGGATATGGAAGAACAAAAGATGAACCTATCTGTTAAGGTCCAAAATGCAAGACTTAGTTTGAAAGAGTGA